The sequence CCTCGGGCTCAAGAACCAGAGCGCCGGAGTATCCCCCAAGCTTTCCGGCGGCGCCGCTCAGCTCCGCCTCCTCGATGGCAAGAGTTATAGCCCGCTCAAGCTCCTCAAATGGCTGAAGCGAGCGGTACGACTGATAGTAGGAGCCGGTTCCCGTTCTCCCGCCGCCCTTGACCGCGTAGGCGGAAACGCTCATTCCAGTGGAGCGCTCCTCGAGGAAAACACCGTTCGAGTTCGCAACGCCGTAGGTGTTGACGCCGAAAGCCAGCGAGCCGGAGAGGGTAATTCCCTCGCCCTTAAGCTCCGCCATCCTGGACGCAAAGTCGCCCGCGAGGGCGTAGGCGTCTTCAAAGGGAATCTCGTCGATGAGCCTGTCGTAGAGTCCACCGACGGGGCGCGGCTTTCCCCCGGAGGGGAACCCCGCAAAGGGCACCTCGCTTATCCTCGCGAGCTTTATCGTTCTTTTCACAAAATTTTCAAGCGTTTCGCGGTCGTGGGCGAGTCCCGTGATGTAGGAGAAACCGAGTTTGCCCCTGTAGCCGATGCGGAGGCCTATCCCCGAATGGAACTTTCTCTGGGAGCGCTCCAGTCTCTCGCGCTCTATCCTAAAGGAGCCTCCCCTGCCCCTCTCCCAGTAAAGCTCCCACTCCACATTCTCGCGCTCGAGGATTCCAATAAGTTCATCTATCATCGGTTCACCGGGGAGAGTTCGAAGGGGAATTTAAAAGGTATTCTGCTCACTCTCCAATGACCTCGTTGTACAGCCCGAGGAGCCGCTCGTAGGCGTTTTCCTTTATTGCGGCCAGCTCCCCAAAGAGCGCCGCAACCCCCTCATCGCCCGCCATCCTCTGGAGCTTTCTGTAGATATCCCTGCCTATTGCCTCGGAAATCAGGGCCAGTGCCAGGGCGTTTTCGACGTCCC is a genomic window of Thermococcus celericrescens containing:
- a CDS encoding TldD/PmbA family protein, yielding MIDELIGILERENVEWELYWERGRGGSFRIERERLERSQRKFHSGIGLRIGYRGKLGFSYITGLAHDRETLENFVKRTIKLARISEVPFAGFPSGGKPRPVGGLYDRLIDEIPFEDAYALAGDFASRMAELKGEGITLSGSLAFGVNTYGVANSNGVFLEERSTGMSVSAYAVKGGGRTGTGSYYQSYRSLQPFEELERAITLAIEEAELSGAAGKLGGYSGALVLEPEAFGTILGILLENLYGDSVYFGRSRFSRPGEPATAGELTLIDDPSIEGFPGSYSFDGEGTPSRRTVLVGDGVLKSFLLDHTYASFLGMESTGNAVRDFRTMPHIGTSNLLVKPGGESLRDFEGVVVKKVFGEHTANPVSGDFSLTVELGYVVKNGELQPFRDNMLVGNAFEVLRSILAVGRETVRRGSFVSPRVLTVARIV